TCTCCCACCCGCGTCAGCCGTTCCCTTCGGGGACAGGATCCCTTTTCGGGACAAGAGGTTGCCGGGTACCTGGTCGGACACTTTTGGAGGCATGGCCTCCGGGGGTGCGTGCTTCCTTAGAGGAGGCGCAGCCGATCTTCGAGGCCTTCGATTGCACCAGCAATTGGGGGCCTTCTCTATTTGCCGGTGACATCATCACAACCACAGGAGCTTTAACATTAGCGAGCCAAGAATCAATGAGCGTATCCGCGTCCCCGAGGTGCGGCTGGTCGGTCCTGCCGGCGAACAGGTAGGAATTGTCCGCATCGAGGACGCCCTGCGTCTTGCTGCCGAGTCCGATCTCGATCTCGTTGAAGTTGCCCCGCAGGCTAAGCCTCCTGTTTGCAAGTTGATGGACTTCGGCAAGTACAAGTACGAAGCCGCCGTAAAGGCCCGCGAGGCCCGCAAGAACCAGACCAACACGGTTCTGAAGGAAATTCGCTTCCGCCTGAAGATCGACAAGCACGACTACGAAACCAAGCGCGGACACGCACTTCGGTTCCTGGGTGCCGGCGACAAAGTCAAGGCCATGATCCAGTTCCGCGGCCGTGAGCAGCAGCGTCCCGAGATGGGCATCCGCCTGCTGCAGCGTTTCGCTGAAGACGTTGCCGAGGTTGGCATCATCGAGTCCAGCCCGCGCATCGATGGCCGCAACATGGTCATGGTGATCGGCCCGCTGAAGAACAAGGCTGAAGCGAAGGCTGAAGCCCGTCGCGCAACGCAACGTGCTGAGGCCAAGGCGCAAAATGAGGCCAAGGCGTCGGGACGCGTTGACACCACCGGCGAGCAGGCTCCGCTGACTCAGAGCCTCGCTGACCTTCTTCCCGAGGGCTTCAGGGTCACCGAAGAGGAGACCAAGCAGGAAACTGTTGAAGCACCCGAGGTCCAGGCGCCGGTTGCTGAGGAAGCTCCGGTTGTTGAGGAAGCTCCGGTTGTTGAGGAAACCGCGCCGGCTGCTGAAGAAGCTCCCGTCGTGGAGGAAGCTCCGGTTGTTGAGGAAGCCCCTGCGCCGGTGGTTGAAGAAGCACCCGTGGCCGAGGCTGCACCGGTCAAGGCAACGCCGGCCGCAAAGGCTCCGGCCGCCAAGGCTGCTCCAGTAGAAGCAGCTCCGAAGCCGGCTGTTCCCGCAGCTGCCCCGAAGCCTGCAGTTCCTTCGGCTCCGAAGCCCGTCGCCAAGCCGGCAGCTCCCAAGCCGGCAGCCCGGCCCGCGGCGCCCAAGGCTGCGCCGAAGCCCGCATCACGCAAGACCAACTAGTTCAACGCCGCGGAGGCCCCGCCTCCATCGGCAAGCAACCAGCACGCCGGCCCTCGTAGGCCGGCTGCGCG
This genomic interval from Paenarthrobacter aurescens TC1 contains the following:
- the infC gene encoding translation initiation factor IF-3 (identified by match to protein family HMM PF00707; match to protein family HMM PF05198; match to protein family HMM TIGR00168); its protein translation is MRLVGPAGEQVGIVRIEDALRLAAESDLDLVEVAPQAKPPVCKLMDFGKYKYEAAVKAREARKNQTNTVLKEIRFRLKIDKHDYETKRGHALRFLGAGDKVKAMIQFRGREQQRPEMGIRLLQRFAEDVAEVGIIESSPRIDGRNMVMVIGPLKNKAEAKAEARRATQRAEAKAQNEAKASGRVDTTGEQAPLTQSLADLLPEGFRVTEEETKQETVEAPEVQAPVAEEAPVVEEAPVVEETAPAAEEAPVVEEAPVVEEAPAPVVEEAPVAEAAPVKATPAAKAPAAKAAPVEAAPKPAVPAAAPKPAVPSAPKPVAKPAAPKPAARPAAPKAAPKPASRKTN